The Alphaproteobacteria bacterium LSUCC0719 genomic interval AAACACCTTGAAGGTCCAGTAGGCGCGTGCCGCCGATCCAAAATCGGTCGACCCGACACCAGCCGGCACCAGAACGACATGGCTGTCATCCGACACACCAAGCTTGCGTGCCAGCGCCTGGAACTGTGATGCCTCGGGAAGCAGTCCCACGACATCGTCGCGGCCAACGCGCCAGCCATCCTTCAGATAGTCGGAATGGATGGCCGACGGGATGTGGCCTTCGAGGTAGGTATCGTAACTGCCGCCGTCGATCTTGTTGCGAAGATCGATCAGCACGACATTGTCGTTGCCGAGATTGCCGGTCAGCCATTCAACATCGACAAGCGGCTTGGCATGCGCCGCAACAGTGGCGGCAAGGCTGAGGATGAGCGCCGCGGCGCCCGAAAGAATGCGGTTCATTGTCGTACTCTCCACAGGGTGGTGGTGTTGACAGCAGCACGACGGCGTCGCCACTGCTTTATACTGCGGGGAAAATGGAAAATATTTCTGAAAATGACCAGACAGGGCGAGCCATATAAAACGAATTTTTCCTTTTTCAGCAGAAAGGAAATGAATTTGTTTCACATATGGTCGACAGAAGAGAAAGCGGCGATGTAGCAGTCGTTGCTGTCAGGATCCGCCGGCAAAGCGCGGCGTCGCCTCCATCAACATTCTGGTATAGGGATCCTGCGGTGACTCGATCAGCGTGCCGGCCGCGTTTTCCTCGACCAGCCTGCCGCCCTTCAGCACGCCGATACGATGCGCCATCACCCGCACCACCGCCATGTCATGCGAAATGAACAGATAGGTCAGTTGCAGATCGCGCTGAAGCTGTTTCAGCAGGTTCAGAACCTGTGCCTGTACCGACACATCAAGTGCCGAGGTCGGCTCGTCACAGACGATGAATTGCGGGTTCGAGGCCAGCGCCCGCGCAATCGATATCCGCTGTCGCTGACCGCCGGAGAATTCGTGTGGATAGCGATCGGCATCCTGCGGCGACAGGCCAACCTGATCAAGAAGTTCACGCACCCGCCGCTGTCCGGCGTCGCGGTCGGAAATCAGATTGAAGGCGCGGATCGGCTCCATCAGGATATCGCCGACACGCCAGCGCGGATTGAGACTGGAATAGGGTGACTGGAACACCATCTGCAGCTTCTGGCGAAGACCGGCATCCTTGATCTGGCCCTTTGCCTCGTCAAAGGCGGGCTGACCGTCAAACATGATGCTGCCGCTGTCAGGGCGATCCAGCCCCACAATCATTCTGGCGATGGTGGATTTGCCGGACCCGCTCTCGCCAACAAGCGCATAGGTCTGGCCCTTGGCAATCGAAAAGCTGACATTGTCGACAGCCGTCAGCCGCCGCCGCGCGGTGCCGGTGACAAGTCGCGCCAGGAACGGTTCGGAAATGTCGAAATGCCGGCTCAGCCCGGACACCTTCAGATAGGCATTGTCCACAGACGCCTTGTCAGACATCATCCCGCCTCCTCTGCCGGCTCGGCATAGAGATGGCAGGCAACACCGTCGACAAAAGCCGGCGCTGTCTGGCGGCAGGCCGGCAGGGCATTGCCGCAGCGCGGATGGAACCGGCAGCCTGACGGCAGATTGGCAAGGCTTGGCATGCTTCCCGGAATCTGTGGCAGCACCGTGTCCACCGACACAAGGTCCAGATTCGGTGTCGCCGCCATCAGACCCTTTGTATAGGGATGACGCGGCGCGGCAATCACGTCGCTTGTGCGCCCCATCTCGACAAGGCGGCCAGCATACAGGACGGCAACCCGGTCCGTTGTCTCGGCGATAACCCCCATATCATGCGTGATCAGGATCACCGACGCACCCCGCTCCTTGCACAGGCGGCGAAGAAGCGCCAGCACCTGCGCCTGGATCGATACATCAAGCGCCGTCGTCGGCTCGTCGGCAATAATCAGTTTCGGTTCCGGAGCCAGCGCCAGCGCGATGACAATCCGCTGGCGCATACCGCCGGAAAATTCATGCGGATAACCATTGATGCGCGCCCTGTCGATCCCGACCTCGTCAAGCAGCTCGCCGGCGCGGGCTGTTGCGGCGGCGGCACCCATGCCAAGGTGAAGCTGGATTGTCTCGACAAGCTGGTCACCAACCGTGCGAAGCGGGTTCAGGCTGGTCAGGGGATCCTGGAAGATCATCCCGATCTGCCGGCCCCGCACTGTCTCGGGCTGACCGTCGATGCGCTGGCCGGCAAGCGAAATCCGGGCACCGGTAATGCGGCCCGGCGGCTCCAGAAGACCCATGATTGCCGCCCCGGTCAGCGACTTGCCGGCACCACTCTCGCCAACAAAGCCCAGAACCTCGCCAGCCTCGAGCGTAAAGGAAATCCGGTCGAGCGCCTGCAACCGCTGGCGGCGCATGGGAAATTCCACGCTGAGATCACTGACATCAAGAAGCGGCACCGTCATTTCAACCTCGGATTCAGCGTGTCCTTCAGCCAGTCACCAAGCAGATTGACCGCCAGCGCCAGCGCCAGCAGCGTCACCGCCGGAAAGGTCAGGATCCACCATTCACCGGAAAACAGGTAATCCTGGCCAATCCGGATCAATGTGCCCAGACTTGGCTCGGTTGGCGGCGCGCCCACCCCCAGAAAGGACAATGTCGCCTCGGCGATAATGGCCAGCGCCAGCGTGATGGTGGCAATGACAAGCACCGGCCCCAGAACATTCGGCAGGATATGCCGCCACATGATCTGATGACGGCCAAGCCCGATCAGCCGCGCCGCCTGAACATATTCCTTTTCCTTTTCGACCATCGCCGTTGCCCGCACCGTTCTGGCAAAGGGCACCCATTCCGACAGTCCGATAGCGGCAATCAGCACAAAGATCGCCATCTCGTCACGCAGATCGGGCGGGATGATGCCCCGAAGCACGCCGAAGATCAGCATCGCGATCAGGATCGACGGAAAGGTCAGCTGGATATCGGCAATCCGCATGATCAGATTGTCCAGCCATCCACCGACATAGCCGGCGATCAGGCCAAGCGAGACACCAAGCCCCATAGCCAGCATCACCGACATCACGCCGACAAACAGAGACACCCGCAGCCCGTAGATGATTGCCGACAGCAGGTCCCGTCCCTGGTCGTCGGTCCCCATGACAAAGCTTTCCCCGGTGAACATATTGGCCTGCATTGGCGGGGTGAACCCGTTCATCAGGTTCAGCGACGCCGGGTCGAACGGATTGGTCGGTGCCACCAGCGGCGCGAAGATTGCCACCAGAAACAGGAACGTCACCACCAAACCAGCCAGAATGGCCAGCGGCGCACGGGTGAAATCATAGACAAAATCACTGGCAAGCACGCGTTGTAGTCTGCCAGCAGGTCGGCTGGCCGGCATGTTTGAGGGCACGCCCACCGGATCTTCGGACGGTCTGACAGGTGGAGATGCCATCAGCCGCCTCCCCGCAGGTTGCGGTCACGAATCCGCGGGTCGATCGCCAGATACAGCAGATCGACAATCAGGTTGATCAACACGAACAGCGTGCCGACCAGAAGCAGATAGGCCGACATCACCGGGATATCGACAAAATAGACCGCGTTGATGAACATCAGCCCGACGCCGGGCCACTGGAACACCGTCTCGGTAATGATGGCAAAGGCAACGATTGACCCAAGCTGCAACCCGGCCACCGTTGTCACAGGCACCAATGTGTTGCGCAGCGCATGCCGCAACAGAACCATGCGTTCGGGCAGCCCGCGCGCCCTGGCGAATTTGATGAAATCCTGACGCAGCACCTCAAGCATCTCCGAGCGCACCAGGCGCATGATCAGCGTCATCTGGTAAAGGCCAAGCGTGATTGCCGGCAGAATCAGGGATTTCAGCCCCGAGGCGGTCAGCAGACCGGTTTCCCAGAATGCGACCCGCACCGTATCGCCGCGCCCGAAGGACGGCAGCACACCAAGCTCGACAGCAAACAGCCAGATCAGCAACACCCCGATCAGGAAGGTCGGGAGCGATACGCCGACAAGCGAGGTTGTCATCACCAGCCCGGCGAGAAACCGCCCCCGGCTGATGGCGGTAAAGATGCCAAGCAGGATTCCCGCGACAAGCGCGAACAGCGCCGAGATAAACGCAAGTTCCAGCGTCGCCGGCAGGCGCGAGGCAATCAGCTCGGCAACCGGTTCGGCGGTACGATAGGAAATGCCGAAATCAAAATGCAGCGCATCCCATACGAAGCGGACATATTGCACCGGGACAGGGTCGTTCAACCCCATCCGTTCGATCATCTCGTTGCGGTCCTGGACGGTGGCTTCCTGGCCGAGGATATTCTCGACCGGGTTGCCGACAAACCGGAAAATAGCAAAGGAAATCAGCGCCACCAGCAGCAGTACAAGCACCGCCTGTACGATCCGCCTGGCCAATATGACAATCATCGCAGGCCTCGTGGTGACAGGCAGCCCGTTTTGCCGCAGATGGTGGACTGGATATGCATGGGATAAACAAGGGCCGGCAGCGACTCCGGGTCGCTGCCGGCAATTGATCAGTTCATGACCAGATATTTGAAGTGCGGCTGGTCTTCGGGCTGCACGTCAAATGTGATGCCATCCTTCATCCCCCAGTTCAGAACCTGGTTGTGGATTGGAAGGTAAAGCTGGTCTTCCTGAACCTGGGCCCAGATCTCGCCAATGATGGCGTCGCGCCTGGCAAGGTCGGTCTCGGACTCAAGCGCCACGACCTTGGCGTTCACATCGGCATTGTCATAGCCGGTGTTGTTCCACGAGCCGCGATTTTCGGTCGTGGCATGAACCAGGAAGTTGAAGATGTAGTGCGAATCAAAGGTCGGCACACCCCAGCCAAGCATATAGAACTCGGTCGTCTTGTTCTTGATCAGCGGGAAATGCTGTGCCTTCGGCTTGGCATCGAGATTCACCTTGATGCCAATCTGGCCGAACATGCCTACAGCAGCCTGACAGATCGCCTCGTCATTGATGTAGCGATCATTCGGGCAGTTCAGCGTGACCGAGAACCCGTCACCATAGCCTGCCTCTGCCATCAGCGCCTTGGCGGCGGCAACGTCATAGGCCGGAATGGCGTCAAGCTGGCTTGTCCAGCCATTGACGAATGGCGGCATGATGACATTGGTCGGTGAAGACTGGTCACGCATCACGACCTTCTTGATGGCATCGCGGTTGATGGCAATGTTCATCGCCCGCCGCACACGCACATCGGCAAACGGGTTCTTGCCGCTGACATTGTCTGTTTCCAGATCAGCCTTGCCGCTGTTCATGCCAAAGAAGATCACGCGGTTCTGTGCCGCGGTCACGACCTTCAGGCCGCTCTGACCGGCAACACGGCCAAGATCCTGCACCGGCACGTCCTGAATGAAATCGACTTCACCTGACAGCAGTGCCGCCACACGGGTGGCCGCCGACTGGATCGGTGTGTAGATGATTTCGGTGACATCAAGCGGGAACTGGCCCTTGCCCCAGTAATTGGGGTTTGCCTTCAGAACAGTCTTCTGGTCAGGCACGCGGCTTTCCAGAATGAATGCACCGGTTCCGTTGGTGTTCTGGGCCGCAAAAGTGGTTTCGCCAGCGGCGACATCCTGCGGCGCACTGGCACCATTTGCCTCGGTCCAGCCTGCATCCATCATGAACAGGTTGGTCAGGTTGTTGATCAGCAGCGGGTTCGGACCATTTGTTTCCATATCGATGGTATGGTCGTCGACCTTGCGGACATCCTTGACGCTTGTCAGAAGTTCTTTCATCGACGATGTCGGCATCATGGCGCGCTTGAAGCTGTAGACAGCGTCATCGGCGGTGAAGTCCGAACCGTCATGGAAGGTCACGCCCTTGCGAAGGGTAAAGCGCCAGACATTCGGATTGTCGGGAAGCGCCTTCCAGCTTGTGGCCAGCGCCGGGGTGATCTGGCCGGCCATGTCGCGATGCAGCAGGGGTTCGTAAATCTGGTGCGCCAGCGTATGTGTCGGGCCTTCGTTCTGGGCATGTGGGTCAAGTGTCAGCGAGTCGCCGGACCGCGCCCAACGCAGTGTTTCTGCGGATGCCGCCGTCGCGGCCGCTGCCAGGGTCAGCGCCACCGCGCCAAGCCCAAGCCTAGTTGCCAATATTTTCATAGTTTCTCTCCAGGATGGAATATTCTGCTATTCATAAGATGCCTGAGAATGGACCCCTGACCCGCATATGGGCAAGATATTTTGCACGATTCAGGGCGGGCCTTTCTGTCACACCCGGCACGCATATCGGCACCGGGTTTCAGGCCGCCGCGTTCAGCGCCGCTCAGCCTTGTGCCGCAACCGCACGCCGGCGCTGCAGCGCGCCAACGCCCAGCAACATCAGGATTGCCGGGACAAAGGCCCATTCACGGGCCGGGCGGTCCTCGATCTCGATCAGCGCCACATCCAGCGTGACCGGCCTGTCGGCGTAGAAATCGAATCCTTTCAGATCCTGGAACAGCGGCGTTCCGGGGAAAGGTTCGTCGACAGCGGCCACACCCTCGTCGATGGTCACCAGCAGCCCGGCGGCCTCAAGCCTGTCGAACGGCGCGCCCGCCGCCGGAAGTTCCAGAATCACGCTGCGGTCGATGATCCGGTCCGCATCGTCGAAATCGGGACCGCTGAGCCGCGCGCGAAGCATCATGACAACGGTCTCGCTGACCGCCGGCATTTCCAGATGCTGGACAATCTGCGAGCCGGGAAGCTCTATGAAGGGCGGCGAAACGCGGTCGAGCCAGTAGTCCGGACGGAACATGGTGAAGGCCACAAGAAGCAGGATCACACTCTCCCACAGTCTGTTGCGGACCAGCATGTGGTTCTGCGTCGCCGAACAGAAGGCCAGCATCCCGACGCTTGTCGCCAGCACCGCCGTGACGCCGCCCACCCATCCGACATCGATCAGCAGAATGTCGGTGTTGAAGATGAACATGAAGGGCAGCACGGCTGTGCGTATGTCGTAGCTGAAGCCCTGGATGCCGGTGCGGATCGGATCACCGCGCGAGATCGCCGCGGCGGCAAAGGCGGCAAGCCCGACCGGTGGTGTGTCATCGGCAAGGATACCAAAATAGAAAACGAACAAATGCACCGCGACAAGCGGTACGATCAGCCCGTTCTGCGCGCCGACCATCACGATCACCGGTGCCATCAGTGACGAGACGACAATATAGTTTGCCGTTGTCGGCAGACCCATGCCGAGAATCAGGCTCATCACCGCGACCAGAAGCAGCATCACCACCAGATTGCCACCCGACACCGCCTCGACGAACTCACCAATGAACTGATGCGCGCCGGTCAGCGACACGGTGCCGATGATGATGCCGGCGATCGCCGTTGCAATGGCGATGCTGATCATGTTGCGGGCACCGAATTCCAGCCCGCGAAGAAAATCCGTCACCCCGGCACGCCAGACCCGGGCATCCACTGATTGCCGCCGGAAATACGCCTTCAGCGGGCGCTGCGTCACCAGCACGAAGATCATTGCCAGACACGCCCAGTAGGCCGACAGGCTGGGCGACAGGCGGCTGACCAGAACGCACCACAGCAGCACGACAATCGGCAGCGCGAAATGATAGCCGGTTCGTGCGACACTGGAGACCGTCGGAAGAAGCTTCATTTCCGCGTCGCTCAGCCCGACCTCGAGATCCGGTTCGCGCGCTGCGATCCGCACCAGCACGATATAGGCGGCGACAAAGATCACCATCACCGTGGGAAGTGACAGCGACGGCATCCAGCCGCCGACAAGCCCGACAGTCAGGTGGATCACCCCACCAAGAAGCGCCAGCGCGCCGAACCCGGCCAGGAAACCGGTCACGCGCCGCAGCAGCCCCTGTGTCGGCGTGCGGCGGGTCAGCCCCTTCAGTCCCAGCTTTGTCACCTCGAGATGGACGATGTAGAAAAGCGCGATATAGGACACCAGCGCCGGCAGCGCGGCATGTTTGATCAGCTCGAAATAGCTGATGCCGGTAAATTCGGCGATCAGGAAGGCGGCGGCACCCATCACCGGCGGTGTCAGCTGGCCATTGGTCGAGGACGCAACCTCCACCGCGCCGGCCTTTTCGGCGCTGAGGCCGGTCTTTTTCATCAGCGGGATGGTGAAGGTACCGGTCGTCACCACATTGGCGATCGACGATCCGGAATAGATCCCGGACAGGCCGGATGCCAGTACCGCGGCCTTTGCCGGGCCGCCCCGCATATGGCCCAGCGCGGCAAAAGACAGCTTGATGAAATAATTGCCTGCACCGGCGCTTTCCAGCAGCGCACCGAACAGCACGAACAGGAAAATCATCGATGCCGACACACCGAGCGCGACGCCGAACACGCCTTCGGTCTGCATCCAGAAATGCCAGCTCGCCTTGTTCAGCGATGCCCCCTTCCAGCGCATCGCGTCGGGGAAGAAGTCGAGATGCCCGAACATCACATAGAAGATGAAGATCGCGGCGACCACCAGCAGCGGCAGACCGAGTGCCCGGTAGACCGCAACCATCACACACAGCATGCCGGCGATCGAGAAGAACAGATCATATCTGTTCGGCAGCCCGGCGCGGTTCGCGATGTCGAGCTTGAAAATGAAAAGATAGAGGCAGGCGGCAACGCCGGTCAGCAGCAACGCCCATGACACCATCCGGTCAAGCGTCGGGTGGATTGTCCGCGCTGCCGGATAGACGGCGAAAGCCAGCCCGATTCCGAAGGCGAGATGGATCTGCCGGGCTTCCTGCGCGTTGAAGACAAGCTTCAGGCCGCTGACACTGCTCAGCCAGAAGGGGAAATCCGACGCCATCCAGAGCTGGACAAGCGACCACAGAATGCAGACGAGGGCAATGCCGCGGCCGGTTCGCTGCGCGCCCCTTTCGAAATCAGCCGCACGCCCGTCGGCGGCATCGAACGGTCCAGTGGCTGTCATGTCAGATCACCGCCAGATGTTTTCAGGTGAAGATGCTTTCGGGTTGAAGATGCTTTCAAGTGAAAGCGGAACGCGCGGCCGGGGGCATACCCCCATCCGGCCGCGCGTCGAGAGCGGTGCTACATCCAGCCACGCTCTTTGTAGTATTTCACCGCCCCCGGATGCAGCGGTGCCGAGAGACCGTCGGAGATCATCTCTTCTTCCTTCAGGTTGCGGAAGGCCGGATGCAGCTTCTTGAAGTCAGCGAAATTGTCGAACACGGCCTTGACCACCGTATAGACGACCTTTTCCGGAACATCGGCCGAAGTGATCACCGTCGCACCGACACCGAAGGTGGTGGTGTCGTTCGGCGAGCCGGCATACATGCCGCCCGGAACAGTCGCCACACGGTAGAAGGAATTGTCGGCAACAAGCTTGTCGATCGGCGCGCCGGTGACCGAGACAAGCTCGACGTCACAGCTGGTGGCGGCTTCGGTAACAGCGGCGGCCGGGTGACCGACGGTGTAGATCATGGCTTCAATCTTGCCATCACAGATCGCCTGCGCCATTTCCGAACCCTTCAGTTCAGCCGCGAGCGAGAAATCGCCCATCGTCATGCCAAAGGCTTCCATCACGACTTCCATTGTCGCGCGCTGGCCGGAACCGGGGTTGCCGACATTGACCTTCTTGCCCTTCAGATCCTCGAAGGAGGCGACTCCCGATCCCTTGCGGGCGATCAGGGTGAACGGCTCCGGATGAACCGAAAAGACGGCGCGCAGCTTCTCGAACTTGCCCTTGTCGGCGAATTTCGAGGTACCGCGATAGGCATGGTACTGCCAGTCGGACTGGGCAACACCGAACTCCAGCTCGCCGGCGCGAACGGTGTTGATGTTGTAGACCGAACCACCGGTCGATTCCGCCGAACAGCGGATGCCGTGGTCCTTGCGGTCCTTGTTGACGAGACGGCAGATGGCGCCGCCGGTCGGATAATAGACGCCGGTCACACCGCCGGTGCCAATCGAAACAAACTGCTCGGCGAAGGCCTGCGCGGCCCCGAATGCTGTCATCGATGCGATAACGCCGCCATAAACGATTTGCCTGAGTTTCATCACTCTCTCCCTATGATTTTGTGAAGGGTCGTTCGAAGATATGCCGGGCGGGCCCGGCCAAATGCGCGGCATTATGGACGCGGGAACGGATCCAATCAAGCAAACGACGTGAACCGACCGGTAAAATGGCAAAGAAAAACCCCCGGAGGAGGATCCCCCGGAGGTTTGGTATTCAGGTGGCAGGGGCGATAGGACTCGAACCTACAACCCCCGGTTTTGGAGACCGGTGCTCTACCAATTGAGCTACACCCCTATGCCTGCCGCCGCCGGAACCTGCCGGCGGCGGGTATTCGATATGCCTACTTTACGATTGAGGCGACGACGCCTGCACCGACGGTACGACCGCCTTCACGGATGGCGAAGCGAAGACCTTCATCCATCGCGATCGGCGCGATCAGCGTGACCGTCATCGCGATATTGTCGCCAGGCATCACCATCTCGGTGCCCGACGGCAGCTCGACCGAACCGGTCACATCCGTCGTCCGGAAGTAGAATTGCGGGCGATAGTTCGAGAAGAACGGCGTATGACGACCACCCTCTTCCTTCGTCAGAACATAGGCCTCGCACTTGAACTCGGTATGCGGCGTGATCGAACCCGGTGCCGACAGAACCTGGCCGCGCTCGACATCCTCACGCTTCGTGCCGCGAAGCAGAACACCGACATTGTCGCCGGCCTCGCCCTGGTCCAGAAGCTTGCGGAACATCTCAACACCCGTGCAGGTCGTCTTCGTGGTGTCCTTCAGACCCACAATCTCGATCTCTTCACCAACATTCACAATGCCGCGCTCGATACGACCCGTCACAACCGTGCCACGACCCGAAATCGAGAACACATCCTCGATCGGCATCAGGAACGGCTGGTCCTTCGGACGCTCGGGCTGCGGAATGTAATCGTCAACTGCCGCCATCAGCTCGCGGATCGCATCCGCACCAATCGCCGCATCACCATCCTCAAGAGCCGCCAGCGCAGACCCCTTCACAATCGGAATGTCGTCGCCGGGAAACTCATAGCTCGACAGCAGCTCGCGGATCTCCATCTCCACAAGCTCCAGAAGCTCCTCATCGTCAACCTGGTCGACCTTGTTCATGAATACGCACAGCGCCGGAACACCAACCTGGCGCGCCAGAAGAATATGCTCGCGGGTCTGCGGCATCGGGCCGTCAGCCGCCGACACAACCAGAATCGCGCCATCCATCTGCGCCGCACCCGTGATCATGTTCTTCACATAATCGGCGTGACCGGGACAATCCACATGCGCATAGTGACGGTTCTCCGTCTCATACTCGACATGGGCCGTCGAAATCGTGATCCCGCGGGCACGCTCCTCAGGTGCCTTGTCAATCTGATCATAGGCCTGAAACTCAGCGCCGCCTGCCTCAGCCATAACCTTCGTAATCGCCGCCGTCAGCGTCGTCTTGCCATGGTCAACATGGCCAATCGTGCCAATGTTCACATGAGGCTTGGAACGATCAAACTTCTCCTTGGACATGCCAGCCCGTCCTCTTCTTCTGTCTGCCGGACCGGCCTGCATGGCACGGCACCGGGTATGTTGAACCTGAAATCCCGATCGCGGCTGCCGCCGGGATCGGGGTGGCGGCAGGCCGCCCCATCAATCAGGCAGTGGTGGTGAGGGTAGGATTCGAACCTACGTACGCTACGCGGGCAGATTTACAGTCTGCTGCCTTTAACCACTCGGCCACCTCACCGGTTTGCCTGATGCGTCTGTACGGATTACGTGATACGAAATAACGCTACCTTGTAACAGACGCCAAGCGATTAGAAAAGCAGCGCCGGTTTGTCAACAGAGAAGTCACCAAATGCACCCTGATCGAGGCAAAAAACGACCAGCACGCCCGCGGCCGAAAACCGCACCGCACCGCCGCCAGCATCCTGCCGATGGCGGCAGGCAGCAGATTGCCGGCCCGAAACCGCCGGGTGGCGCCCATTTCCTGTGGGGCCGGCATGCTGTTCTGGCGGCGCTTGCAAATTCCGAACGGCGCGTGGCCACACTTCACGCCACAACGGACGCGGCGGCCGAATTGCGCGCCGCGATCGCCGCGCTGCCGGCGGCGCGCCGGGACGAACTGCCCACCATTACCGAGACCGAGCGCAAACGCCTCGATGCCGTGACCTCGACAGCCGCCAGGACTTCGACAGCCGATGGTGACAAGGTGGTCCATCAGGGCATGCTGGCCGCGGTATGGCCGCTTGATGCGCCCGATCTTGCCGATTTTCTGGACAGCACCACCGGCGCGGTTCGCCTGCTCTGCCTTGATCAGCTGTCCGACCCGCGCAATGTCGGGGCCATCCTCAGAAGCGGTCTGGCACTTGGCGCCAGCGCCGTCATCACCACCCACCGGCACGCGCCCGAGGAATCCGGGCTTCTGGCCCGTGCCGCCGCAGGCGCGCTCGAACATCTGCCGATGATCCGGGTGGTCAATCTGGCCCGGGCGATCGAAACCATGCAGCAAGCCGAAATTACCGTCACCGGCCTTGCCGCCGACGGCGAGATGGAGGTCAGGGATCTTGCCGCCATCGACCGGCTTGCCATTGTTCTGGGCGGCGAAGGCGCAGGGCTGCGCCATCTGACGAGGCGACATTGCGACCATCTGGTGCGGATCGAGATTTCATCGCGATCGGAAAGCCTGAATGTATCGATTGCCGCCGCCATCGCGCTTCATGCTGCCGGGAATACTGGCGGGCATGCTGGCGGGCATGGTGATGGAACCGGGGGCATCTGACCGCCCCCCACCTTCGATCACCGACGGTCAGGTGGCGTGCCCCGGCCCCGCGCACGATAGAATGACCTTTCATAACGCGGCGGCGGTGACCGCCGGCTTGCCGGTCGCCGTGCCGCGCGACCCTCCAACCGTGCCCAGGACGAGATCTCGTCCACCGGTGGCGGGGTGGCTTCCGCTTTCATCCGCGATATCGGTTCAGCGAGATCGGATCTACCGCCGGGATCAGAAGACAGACAGGCACCGGGGCTGGACCCAGACTGGATATAGGACCGGACCCACCATGACCGGCCCCGCCACCAGGTGGCGAGACGCGCCCGAAAGGATTGGTTTCTTTGGTCCATCCATAACATTTCGTGATGCGCTCCATTGCCAGTTGTGATGCATATCAGGCATCTGATTTATTTACAGTTTTGGTTAATGCGCCCTAGTCTGTCCAACGACAAAAAATGATTGCTTCGATCAAAAGTTGTGATGACAGACGTTGTGATGACAGACGTTGTGATGACAGGAGTTGTGATGGACGGCACCACCATCCGGAACTTCGACATTGCCACCCTACGGTCCTTTGTGACGGTGGCCGAGCTTGGCGGCGTGACGCGCGCCGCCGCGCGTTTGAACCTGACCCAGTCGGCTGTCTCGATGCAGTTGAAACGGCTGGAAACAACGCTTGACCAACAGCTTGTCGAGCGGGCCGGCCGCGGGGTTTGCCTGACCCGCGAGGGAGAACAGCTTCTGGGCTATGGCCGTCGGATCCTGACGCTGCATGACGAGGCGTGGCAGCGGATGACGCATCATGCCTTTGAAGGGCGGGTCGGCTTCGGCGTGCCGGACGATCTGGTTGATCTCCTTGTCAGCCCGGTGATGCGTGATTTTGCGGCTGAATTTCCGCGCGCACGGGTCGACCTGACGTCATCATTCACGCGCCAGCTGATCGAACAATTCAATGACGGGCAGCATGACGTGATCCTGACAACCGAACCGCTGGATGTCGGCACCGGCGAATGCCTCTATCGCGGACCGCTGAAATGGTATGTCGGACAGGGAAGCCTGGTTTGGAAAGAGCGGCCGCTGCCACTGGCGACAAAACCCGAATGCGCCTTCCTGCCAGTTGTGGCTGCGGCGCTTGAAAATGCCGGGATCCCCTGGGAAAGACCCTATGCGGCCACGCATTGGCGCGATCTTGAGGCTTTTGTCAATGCCGGCCTGGCCGTGGAGACCAACATCTCGCTTGTCGTGGACGAGACACCGTCGCGCGTTCCGGTGCCGGCAGACGCCGGTCTGCC includes:
- a CDS encoding ATP-binding cassette domain-containing protein gives rise to the protein MMSDKASVDNAYLKVSGLSRHFDISEPFLARLVTGTARRRLTAVDNVSFSIAKGQTYALVGESGSGKSTIARMIVGLDRPDSGSIMFDGQPAFDEAKGQIKDAGLRQKLQMVFQSPYSSLNPRWRVGDILMEPIRAFNLISDRDAGQRRVRELLDQVGLSPQDADRYPHEFSGGQRQRISIARALASNPQFIVCDEPTSALDVSVQAQVLNLLKQLQRDLQLTYLFISHDMAVVRVMAHRIGVLKGGRLVEENAAGTLIESPQDPYTRMLMEATPRFAGGS
- a CDS encoding ABC transporter ATP-binding protein; its protein translation is MTVPLLDVSDLSVEFPMRRQRLQALDRISFTLEAGEVLGFVGESGAGKSLTGAAIMGLLEPPGRITGARISLAGQRIDGQPETVRGRQIGMIFQDPLTSLNPLRTVGDQLVETIQLHLGMGAAAATARAGELLDEVGIDRARINGYPHEFSGGMRQRIVIALALAPEPKLIIADEPTTALDVSIQAQVLALLRRLCKERGASVILITHDMGVIAETTDRVAVLYAGRLVEMGRTSDVIAAPRHPYTKGLMAATPNLDLVSVDTVLPQIPGSMPSLANLPSGCRFHPRCGNALPACRQTAPAFVDGVACHLYAEPAEEAG
- a CDS encoding ABC transporter permease; translation: MPASRPAGRLQRVLASDFVYDFTRAPLAILAGLVVTFLFLVAIFAPLVAPTNPFDPASLNLMNGFTPPMQANMFTGESFVMGTDDQGRDLLSAIIYGLRVSLFVGVMSVMLAMGLGVSLGLIAGYVGGWLDNLIMRIADIQLTFPSILIAMLIFGVLRGIIPPDLRDEMAIFVLIAAIGLSEWVPFARTVRATAMVEKEKEYVQAARLIGLGRHQIMWRHILPNVLGPVLVIATITLALAIIAEATLSFLGVGAPPTEPSLGTLIRIGQDYLFSGEWWILTFPAVTLLALALAVNLLGDWLKDTLNPRLK
- a CDS encoding ABC transporter permease; the encoded protein is MIVILARRIVQAVLVLLLVALISFAIFRFVGNPVENILGQEATVQDRNEMIERMGLNDPVPVQYVRFVWDALHFDFGISYRTAEPVAELIASRLPATLELAFISALFALVAGILLGIFTAISRGRFLAGLVMTTSLVGVSLPTFLIGVLLIWLFAVELGVLPSFGRGDTVRVAFWETGLLTASGLKSLILPAITLGLYQMTLIMRLVRSEMLEVLRQDFIKFARARGLPERMVLLRHALRNTLVPVTTVAGLQLGSIVAFAIITETVFQWPGVGLMFINAVYFVDIPVMSAYLLLVGTLFVLINLIVDLLYLAIDPRIRDRNLRGGG
- a CDS encoding ABC transporter substrate-binding protein, yielding MKILATRLGLGAVALTLAAAATAASAETLRWARSGDSLTLDPHAQNEGPTHTLAHQIYEPLLHRDMAGQITPALATSWKALPDNPNVWRFTLRKGVTFHDGSDFTADDAVYSFKRAMMPTSSMKELLTSVKDVRKVDDHTIDMETNGPNPLLINNLTNLFMMDAGWTEANGASAPQDVAAGETTFAAQNTNGTGAFILESRVPDQKTVLKANPNYWGKGQFPLDVTEIIYTPIQSAATRVAALLSGEVDFIQDVPVQDLGRVAGQSGLKVVTAAQNRVIFFGMNSGKADLETDNVSGKNPFADVRVRRAMNIAINRDAIKKVVMRDQSSPTNVIMPPFVNGWTSQLDAIPAYDVAAAKALMAEAGYGDGFSVTLNCPNDRYINDEAICQAAVGMFGQIGIKVNLDAKPKAQHFPLIKNKTTEFYMLGWGVPTFDSHYIFNFLVHATTENRGSWNNTGYDNADVNAKVVALESETDLARRDAIIGEIWAQVQEDQLYLPIHNQVLNWGMKDGITFDVQPEDQPHFKYLVMN